One genomic window of Chthonomonadales bacterium includes the following:
- a CDS encoding stress-induced protein: MANTSNRGFAAMNERKQREIASKGGKVAHERGTAHEFSSEEAREAGRKGGVSVSRDREHMAAIGRKGGVARRKTPSAPKDESKS, from the coding sequence ATGGCGAACACGAGCAACCGCGGCTTCGCCGCAATGAACGAGCGCAAGCAGCGAGAGATCGCCAGCAAGGGCGGCAAGGTTGCTCACGAGCGCGGCACGGCGCACGAGTTCAGTTCCGAGGAGGCCCGCGAGGCCGGCCGCAAGGGCGGCGTGAGCGTCAGCCGGGATCGCGAGCACATGGCCGCCATCGGCCGCAAGGGCGGGGTTGCGCGCCGCAAGACGCCCAGCGCCCCGAAGGATGAGTCGAAGAGCTAG